In Malassezia vespertilionis chromosome 8, complete sequence, a genomic segment contains:
- a CDS encoding uncharacterized protein (EggNog:ENOG503NZND; TransMembrane:12 (i112-128o140-161i173-194o245-267i279-298o304-329i350-371o383-402i422-442o454-473i494-511o517-536i); COG:S) — protein sequence MDQHAECGTKSDYGSQGGDVWHNADPSIEDPNVAGTMLEHAHNKEEHSRNHAIFDAVHKHKKNKPKNEKYLQEHGFDLPVKLSHLSKSPVVRQWIYREHLYREADARLPSRFELFFDLMFVGIAHIVAESASESSSGLNVLKFFLEYFPTFAVWSDVRTFLNVSGTDDIKERLGLLAVMILLTGYSANAGGIQVRHCGTREEMTASDFYCPIPSALEKRAVESNKASPTGYLGSGYWFMDGFNRLIRSAVAFYLVLRLMRILLYLYYGVMLPKFRAAMWTNAVVRVLISAIYLAVLFFHSASAIISLMFVGMFAEMFTPFLTWLFLLVLNRWKRKKGSHLYIPAVSQEHAMERVVQFAIVVVGEMIINSTYTATKATAGVSHMFGRSALAVTCSFMLIWLYYDADSSRTFQHALRRNPLTSLLFSLIHFPLTASLILSSSALKKLIATQEAEGGYLWYWSGSCGVTLLCIGIMGILHRNLDKHRSTVMPRRVRLSARFIVAILVTLLPLMRKHWATLDFLGTCTGMLAFLVLFETCTKIGAVGRRYDEHNAALVRRAKLKPTVESEPSKRDDARKARAQLRAMDAVRRPAPAESTSEHPCYEKEPLGKLTLKRTISWHPYGGLSLAEHGEEDVGMEGELGHMQVKELTSGQRWAFAA from the coding sequence ATGGACCAGCATGCCGAGTGCGGTACAAAATCAGACTATGGATCTCAAGGTGGGGATGTGTGGCACAATGCAGATCCATCTATTGAGGATCCGAATGTTGCAGGCACCATGCTAGAGCATGCACATAATAAAGAGGAGCATTCGCGCAACCATGCCATCTTCGACGCTGTACATAAACACAAAAAGAACAAGCCTAAAAATGAAAAATATCTACAGGAGCACGGATTTGACCTGCCTGTCAAGCTGTCTCACCTGAGCAAAAGCCCAGTGGTGCGGCAGTGGATATACAGGGAGCATTTGTACCGCGAGGCGGACGCGCGACTCCCTTCGCGGTTCGAGCTCTTTTTCGACCTCATGTTTGtcggcattgcgcacattgTGGCAGAGAGTGCATCTGAATCATCCAGTGGCTTGAACGTGCTCAAGTTCTTCTTGGAATACTTTCCGACGTTTGCGGTGTGGAgcgatgtgcgcacatTCCTCAACGTGTCGGGGACCGATGATATCAAGGAGCGTCTCGGGCTCCTGGCAGTGATGATTCTTCTTACAGGGTACTCTGCGAATGCCGGTGGGATTCAGGTGCGGCACTGCGGCACGCGTGAGGAGATGACGGCAAGCGACTTTTACTGTCCGATCCCAAGCGCGCTCGAAAAGCGTGCGGTCGAGTCGAATAAGGCATCGCCGACAGGCTACCTCGGCAGCGGGTACTGGTTCATGGACGGTTTTAACAGACTGATTCGCTCCGCTGTTGCGTTTTACCTTGTCTTGCGCCTCATGCGGATTCTCTTGTATTTGTATTATGGAGTTATGCTCCCAAAATTCCGCGCGGCAATGTGGACGAATGCTgtggtgcgtgtgctgaTAAGCGCAATTTACCTTGCTGTGCTTTTCTTCCACTCTGCCAGTGCAATTATTTCGCTCATGTTTGTCGGCATGTTTGCCGAGATGTTCACGCCGTTCCTGACGTGGCTTTTTCTCCTCGTCCTGAACAGGTGGAAACGAAAAAAAGGCAGCCACTTGTACATTCCCGCCGTCTCTCAAGAGCACGCGATGGAGCGTGTCGTGCAGTTTGCGATTGTTGTTGTTGGCGAAATGATTATCAATTCGACGTACACGGCGACGAAAGCTACAGCGGGCGTCTCGCACATGTTTGGACGCTCAGCGCTGGCTGTAACCTGCTCTTTTATGCTCATCTGGCTATACTACGACGCAGATAGCTCGCGCACGTTTCAgcacgcactgcgcagAAACCCGCTCACCTCCCTTTTGTTTTCCCTCATCCACTTTCCCTTGACTGCGAGCTTGATTCTctccagctcggcgctgAAAAAACTCATTGCGACACAAGAGGCCGAGGGAGGCTATTTGTGGTACTGGAGCGGGAGCTGTGGAGTGACATTGCTGTGCATTGGCATTATGGGTATCTTGCACAGGAACTTGGACAAACACAGGAGCACTGTGATGCCGAGACGCGTGCGTCTCAGCGCACGCTTTATCGTCGCAATCCTCGTCACGCTCTTGCCTCTGATGCGCAAACACTGGGCCACGCTGGATTTTCTTGGGACGTGCACGGGGATGCTCGCTTTTCTTGTCCTTTTCGAGACATGCACCAAGATTGGCGCTGTGGGGAGGCGCTACGATGAGCACAatgccgcgcttgtgcgccgcgcaaagctCAAGCCCACTGTAGAGAGCGAGCCGAGCAAACGCGACGACGCTcggaaagcgcgcgcacaacTGCGTGCCAtggacgctgtgcgccgccctGCACCAGCCGAAAGCACAAGCGAGCACCCCTGCTATGAAAAAGAGCCCCTGGGAAAGCTCACGCTAAAGCGTACCATTTCGTGGCATCCCTACGGGGGGCTTTCCTTGGCGGAACACGGCGAAGAAGACGTTGGCATGGAAGGCGAACTGGGCCACATGCAAGTCAAGGAGCTCACCTCAGGACAACGATGGGCATTTGCAGCATAG
- a CDS encoding uncharacterized protein (COG:F; EggNog:ENOG503NVYR): MPGKVLPVLHFNECVAPETNNSVYRVRQKIRNSTDYVGADQFAQKIDSIRQGWHEKNQVCQREAPQEASDWRERQARDRKGLVLFSGDLFNPSLESSVTRGAHMVPVVNAMQVDAACLGNHDWDFGYPHLQTLMSKCNFPWLFSNVVDASWREQGATVSDKIDKRDKQIEYTLPYFTMQVDGIKVGCIGLVEQEWLDTVPGFPEHFEYRDMVEVGKKYSKELREGPEQCDLIIAITHCRLFNDVKLANALGAVRDTDVQEHGVDLVLGGHDHVYYIGNGVEKYEGDAYDNSMGGTEDDKSTYLIKSGTDFHDLSELALTLSEPHAGTVRRRTIDAIAASRHVTHADDPVLPEVKKLIDDLMSRVDQSVGQSVAYSLTEWDSRANMVRLDESALGDFISDILLTSADHALRSNNAHNTCELLSENDRFADCCIICGGSLRGDAVFGPGEITLGNIMEVMPFEDPIVVKDLSGQDIWDALENGFSMYPRQEGRFPQISGLHVVWDSSREPGKRVVSVDILQQPFDGVKERSARKIRKQIREHFSYATDDDNSVTVLRAMNKVKEPLARDKMYRVVTREYLALGNDGFHALARGRYIIDDETGQLMATIVRKFLLGASYIWRWKQLRNREHMSGANSELDGTFTPETMSPDTSLDGASTAHHAPSLREEAVVRRAQQNGHRSAQTDAAIQRACDVGLSREEQEALPKRRKSQIPLVVDHSPIAIRDAFFVAANEHHSQFDRASRTYMSKDPQRRKGTQVSVDANVVAEDAKKGQDDLAVVLVLTDGRMVDRAREADKENGG, encoded by the coding sequence ATGCCGGGCAAAGTGCTACCGGTGCTGCATTTCAACGAGTGTGTAGCGCCAGAGACTAACAATAGTGTGTACCGCGTGCGACAGAAGATCCGCAATTCAACTGACTATGTCGGTGCGGACCAATTTGCGCAAAAAATTGATAGTATTCGCCAAGGTTGGCACGAGAAGAACCAGGTATGCCAGCGCGAAGCTCCGCAAGAGGCGTCCGACtggcgcgagcgccaagcacgcgaCCGGAAAGGCCTTGTGCTTTTTTCCGGGGACTTGTTTAACCCTAGTCTCGAGAGCAGCGTGACACGGGGCGCACATATGGTGCCGGTTGTGAACGCCATGCAAGTCGACGCTGCATGTCTTGGAAACCATGACTGGGACTTTGGGTACCCCCACTTGCAGACGCTTATGAGCAAGTGCAATTTCCCTTGGCTTTTCTCGAACGTGGTGGATGCGTCATGgcgcgagcaaggcgcgaCTGTCTCGGACAAGATAGATAAGCGCGACAAGCAAATCGAGTACACACTGCCCTACTTTACCATGCAGGTAGACGGCATCAAGGTCGGGTGCATTGGCCTTGTGGAGCAAGAATGGCTCGACACTGTCCCTGGGTTTCCAGAACATTTTGAGTACCGCGACATGGTCGAGGTGGGAAAAAAGTACTCGAAAGAGCTCCGTGAGGGCCCCGAGCAGTGCGACTTGATTATTGCCATCACGCACTGCCGTCTCTTCAACGATGTCAAGCTAGCAAATGCGCTTGGTGCAGTGCGCGATACGGATGTGCAAGAGCATGGCGTAGACCTCGTGCTTGGCGGGCACGACCACGTATACTATATTGGCAACGGCGTGGAAAAGTACGAGGGCGATGCGTACGACAACTCTATGGGAGGCACCGAGGACGACAAAAGCACCTATTTGATTAAATCCGGTACAGATTTCCACGACTTGAGCGAGCTTGCGCTTACACTTTCTGAGCCACATGCAGGCACTgtacgccgccgcacgATTGACGCGATTGCTGCAAGCCGCCATGTCACCCATGCCGACGATCCAGTGCTGCCCGAGGTCAAGAAACTGATCGACGACCTGATGAGCCGTGTAGACCAGTCGGTGGGGCAATCTGTAGCGTACTCGCTCACCGAATGGGATTCACGCGCCAACATGGTGCGCCTTGACGAATCCGCATTGGGCGACTTTATTTCGGATATCCTGCTTACATCTGCAGACCATGCTTTGCGCTCTAATAATGCACACAATACGTGCGAGCTTCTCAGCGAGAACGACCGCTTTGCTGACTGCTGCATCATTTGCGGCGGCTCTCTCCGCGGCGACGCCGTCTTTGGTCCCGGCGAGATCACGCTGGGCAACATTATGGAGGTGATGCCGTTTGAGGACCCGATCGTTGTCAAAGACCTTTCTGGCCAGGATATCTGGGACGCACTGGAGAATGGGTTCAGTATGTACCCCCGCCAAGAGGGTCGTTTTCCCCAGATCAGCGGCTTGCATGTGGTATGGGACTCGAGCCGCGAGCCGGGAAAGCGTGTGGTGAGTGTGGACATCTTGCAGCAGCCATTCGATGGCGTCAAGGAACGCTCCGCCCGCAAAATTCGCAAACAAATCCGCGAGCATTTTTCTTACGCTACCGACGATGACAATTCCGTCACCGTTTTACGCGCGATGAACAAGGTCAAGGAGCCACTTGCAAGAGATAAAATGTACCGCGTGGTCACGCGCGAGTATCTCGCACTAGGCAACGACGGGttccacgcgctcgccCGTGGGCGCTACATTATCGATGACGAAACGGGGCAGCTTATGGCGACGATCGTGCGCAAGTTTCTACTTGGTGCGTCGTATATTTGGCGCTGGAAACAACTGCGCAACAGAGAGCACATGAGCGGCGCCAACAGCGAGTTGGATGGCACGTTTACGCCAGAGACCATGTCGCCCGATACGAGTCTCGACGGTGCCAGCACTGCACATCATGCACCGTCGCTGCGGGAGGAAGCGGTGGTgcgacgagcgcagcaaaatGGGCATCGCTCGGCCCAGACGGATGCAGCaatccagcgcgcgtgcgacgTTGGGCTGTCGCGTGAAGAGCAAGAGGCGCTCccgaagcggcgcaagtcgcAAATACCGCTCGTGGTGGACCACAGTCCGATTGCAATTCGCGATGCGTTTTTTGTTGCTGCCAACGAGCACCACTCTCAATTCGATAGGGCGTCTCGTACCTACATGAGCAAAGACccccagcgccgcaaaggcACGCAAGTATCCGTGGATGCGAATGTGGTCGCGGAGGATGCTAAAAAGGGACAAGACGATCTCGCAGTGGTGCTTGTGCTCACCGACGGGCGCATGGTcgatcgtgcgcgcgaagcgGATAAAGAAAACGGTGGATAG
- a CDS encoding uncharacterized protein (COG:B; EggNog:ENOG503PKHB), with amino-acid sequence MLGRIVFQGMGARAVIARIPLAMMPLQVARISTTPLMAKAAASKPKTTASKPKTTTTKRTTKKSDSIKTSRAAKVDKPWVSRDEQGNILPLPLETKPKRRTSFLIYFAERLPKLKERSEFRKVSQSTGKDVVDVTAVTTAVGKEWQELGTQEKHRIEKLAEDNKKQYEKAMHAWQKSLTPNDIRRQNLYLAHQRKLGKSVPSNLRDPSAPKRPPGAFFLYVQHLRDNGKVSGLAQEISREAGAKWKSLSAKEKEPFEKRAHDQYDAYAKQMDKYKKVHP; translated from the exons ATGTTGGGCAGGATTGTATTTCAAGGcatgggcgcgcgcgccgtgaTTGCGCGCATTCCACTTGCAATGATGCCGCTTCAAGTCGCGCGTATCAGCACTACGCCCCTGATGGCCAAGGCCGCGGCGTCCAAACCCAAGACTACAGCGTCCAAACCCAAGACCACAACCACGAAGCGCACGACCAAGAAGTCAGACTCTATCAAGACtagccgcgccgccaaggTCGATAAGCCCTGGGTCTCGCGCGATGAGCAAGGCAATATTT TGCCACTTCCTCTGGAGACAAagcccaagcgccgcacgtcTTTCTTGATCTACTTTGCCGAGCGTCTGCCCAAGTTGAAGGAGCGTTCCGAGTTCCGCAAGGTGAGCCAGTCCACAGGAAAGGATGTGGTGGATGTGACAGCAGTCACGACCGCTGTTGGAAAGGAGTGGCAGGAACTCGGCACACAAGAAAAGCACCGTATCGAGAAGCTCGCGGAGGACAACAAGAAGCAGTACGAAAAGGCAATGCATGCGTGGCAAAAATCGCTGACCCCTAACGACATTCGCCGCCAAAACTTGTATCTTGCCCaccagcgcaagcttggcAAGAGCGTCCCAAGCAACCTCCGCGATccgagcgcgccaaagcgcccTCCTGGCGCATTTTTCCTCTACGTCCAGCACCTCCGTGACAACGGCAAGGTGTCGGGGCTTGCGCAAGAAATTTCGCGCGAAGCCGGCGCGAAGTGGAAGTCACTCTCTGCGAAGGAAAAGGAGCCGTTTGAGAAGCGTGCGCACGATCAGTACGACGCATACGCAAAGCAGATGGACAAGTACAAAAAAGTTCACCCGTAA
- the PGI1 gene encoding glucose-6-phosphate isomerase (COG:G; EggNog:ENOG503NW61; BUSCO:EOG09261RWJ): MHSSLANHLPTWKELEKLKDAGFDLKAAFKNDPNRFETYSRKFTSRDKDVSLLFDFSKNFVDDNIFGKLVNLAREAKVEEKRDAMFAGEHINNTEDRAVLHIALRDRKREFKLNEPGVEDVIPELEHMHRFTDAVRSGEWKGYTGKKIRTIVNVGIGGSDLGPVMVYEALKYYSQRDLDMQFVSNIDGTHMVEALHNADPETTLFIIASKTFTTIETITNATTARDWFLGKAKDKSHIAKHFVALSTNEKAVTEFGIDKEQMFKFWDWVGGRYSLWSAIGLSIMLAIGYENFTAMLDGAHEMDVHFRTAKIEENIPMLLGLVGIWYNDFHNAQTHAILPYDQYMCKFADYFQQGDMESNGKSVAKDGSQVEYQTGPIIWGQAGTNGQHAFYQLIHQGTKLIPCDFIAPIETLNPVGDHHDILLSNFFAQPEALAFGKTEEEVRAELGNNVSNVALVKSKVFKGNRPTNSILIQRITPKSLGSLIAMYEHKIATQGFVWNINSFDQMGVELGKVLARKIQPLLQSNDPKKVEEDGHDSSTTGLIKYYLANRKQ; this comes from the coding sequence ATGCACTCGAGCCTTGCGAACCACCTACCCACCTGGAAAGAGCTTGAGAAGCTCAAGGATGCAGGCTTTGACTTGAAGGCCGCATTCAAGAACGACCCTAACCGTTTCGAGACGTACTCGCGCAAGTTTACGTCGCGGGACAAGGACGTTTCACTACTCTTCGACTTTAGCAAGAACTTTGTCGATGACAACATTTTCGGCAAGCTTGTGAATTTGGCTCGCGAGGCCAAAGTCGAGGAAAAGCGCGATGCCATGTTCGCCGGCGAGCACATTAACAACACCGAGGACCGTGCGGTGTTgcacattgcgctgcgcgaccgcAAGCGCGAATTCAAGCTGAACGAGCCCGGCGTCGAAGATGTCATCCCCGAGCTGGAGCATATGCACCGCTTCACCGATGCTGTCCGTTCAGGCGAATGGAAGGGCTACACGGGCAAGAAGATCCGCACGATTGTCAACGTCGGCATTGGCGGTTCAGATCTTGGTCCCGTGATGGTGTACGAAGCGCTCAAGTACTACTCGCAGCGCGACCTGGACATGCAGTTTGTCTCCAACATTGACGGCACGCACATGGTGGAGGCTCTGCACAATGCGGATCCCGAGACGACGCTGTTTATCATCGCCAGCAAGACGTTTACGACGATTGAGACGATTACCAACGCGACCACTGCGCGTGATTGGTTCCTGGGAAAGGCAAAAGACAAGTCGCACATTGCGAAACACTTTGTCGCGCTCAGCACCAACGAGAAGGCAGTTACTGAGTTTGGTATCGACAAGGAGCAGATGTTCAAGTTTTGGGACTGGGTCGGTGGCCGCTACAGTCTCTGGAGCGCGATTGGATTGAGCATCATGCTCGCCATTGGCTACGAGAACTTTACTGCCATGCTGGACGGAGCACACGAGATGGACGTGCACTTCCGCACTGCCAAGATCGAAGAGAACATTCCGATGCTCTTGGGCCTGGTTGGGATCTGGTACAATGATTTCCACAATGCGCAGACCCATGCTATCCTTCCTTACGACCAGTACATGTGCAAGTTTGCAGACTACTTCCAGCAGGGTGATATGGAGTCCAACGGCAAGTCTGTCGCCAAGGACGGCAGCCAAGTCGAGTACCAGACGGGCCCGATTATTTGGGGCCAGGCCGGCACCAATGGCCAGCACGCCTTTTACCAGCTGATCCACCAGGGCACGAAGCTTATTCCCTGCGATTTCATCGCGCCGATCGAGACGCTGAACCCAGTCGGTGATCACCACGACATTCTCTTGTCCAACTTTTTCGCACAGcccgaggcgcttgcgtttggCAAGACGGAGGAGGAAGTGCGCGCTGAGCTTGGCAACAACGTCAGCAACGTTGCCTTGGTCAAGAGCAAGGTGTTCAAAGGCAACCGCCCGACGAACAGCATCTTAATCCAGCGCATCACGCCCAAGTCGCTTGGCTCGCTCATTGCCATGTATGAGCACAAGATTGCGACGCAGGGCTTTGTGTGGAACATCAACTCTTTCGACCAGATGGGTGtggagctcggcaaggtgcttgcgcgcaaaatccAGCCTCTGCTGCAGAGCAACGACCCGAAGAAGGTAGAGGAGGACGGCCATGATTCTTCCACGACTGGCCTTATCAAGTATTATCTCGCGAATAGGAAGCAGTGA
- a CDS encoding uncharacterized protein (COG:A; EggNog:ENOG503NWEG) — translation MAERKSKWDQPTRRENADPSAGTVQVNNDAHKPAARAAAAAAAKIAAQFGRGQGAKNALVRHPEFDEDAPDGAFTHDIEINDHRNRYLLTKSQTQSDLYRETSARVFTRGTWYPDRSKTRPNEPPLHLHITADSRESLDRAIAKVNLLMTQDLPPLLDDRLHRGDVRTNWPEKKIPINLEPLRNFNVRAKIVGPGGLFVKYIQNETRVRTQIKGIGSGYLESDTGRELDEPMHVHLTSPEESQLQRATELATDLVDAVTAEWQKAYTAMGYSNPPPAANSAQGPAPPAPEEPAPPPPPDAEVPPPPEGEVPRTFARKVLTLAPPPTDVPPPADPEPPVDTGAMAAQEEEDETLRQYWKDYVAWERSFVDYHGRRPTAEEGAQDVPPEYRA, via the exons AtggccgagcgcaagagcAAATGGGACCAGCCCACGCGTCGCGAGAATGCAGACCCATCGGCTGGCACCGTGCAGGTGAATAATGATGCACATAAGCCAG CTGctcgtgctgctgctgccgccgccgccaagatcgccgcgcagtttgGGCGTGGCCAAGGGGCGAAGAACGCACTTGTGCGCCACCCCGAGTTTGACGAGGATGCCCCGGATGGTGCATTCACGCATGATATTGAAATCAACGATCACCGCAACCGGTACCTGTTAACAAAGAGCCAAACACAGAGCGACTTGTATCGCGAGACAAGCGCGCGTGTCTTTACTCGCGGGACTTGGTACCCGGACAGGAGCAAGACGCGTCCCAATGAGCCGCCATTGCACCTGCACATAACCGCAGACTCGCGCGAGAGTTTGGATCGTGCTATTGCAAAAGTGAATTTACTCATGACGCAGGACCTGCCGCCATTGCTCGACGACCGACTTCACCGCGGCGACGTGCGGACCAATTGGCCTGAAAAAAAGATTCCGATCAACTTGGAGCCGCTGCGTAACTTTAATGTGCGAGCGAAAATTGTCGGGCCCGGCGGCCTGTTTGTGAAGTACATCCAAAACGAaacgcgcgtgcgcaccCAAATAAAGGGAATTGGCTCGGGCTACCTTGAGTCGGATACAGGacgcgagctggacgagccgATGCATGTGCATCTCACCTCCCCAGAAGAGTCGCAATTGCAGCGTGCAACGGAGCTTGCGACAGATTTGGTCGACGCCGTGACGGCAGAGTGGCAAAAAGCATACACTGCTATGGGCTACAGCAATCCACCTCCTGCTGCGAACAGCGCACAAGgacctgcgccgcctgcaccggaggagcctgcgccgccgccaccgccaGACGCAGAGGTGCCGCCACCGCCAGAAGGAGAAGTGCCGCGTACGTTTGCGAGAAAAGTACTCACATTAGCACCGCCCCCGACCGATGTGCCGCCCCCAGCAGATCCAGAGCCGCCTGTAGATACAGGGGCGATGGCTGCACAggaggaagaagacgagACTTTGCGTCAGTACTGGAAAGACTACGTGGCATGGGAAAGGAGTTTCGTGGACTATCATGGCCGTCGGCCTACAGCAGAAGAGGGTGCACAGGACGTGCCGCCCGAGTATCGAGCATAA